In the genome of Blastopirellula marina, one region contains:
- a CDS encoding DUF1592 domain-containing protein — MSASVALGQTVSETTGRPIDHAQIGKFLKTYCVECHGTEAQEADLRLDNLKPDFSHATTASTWIEVMDKINLGEMPPEGSATPSVDEVATVAGWIATELRHAERNKLGAQGKVILRRMNRAEYANTVRDLFALKYLPGESPETILPPDGTAEGFDKVSVALMLDPSLLDKYFEVAQRIADAAIVDGPPPFPTEKMRLEMEDIAENRAIRYLCASPGIDCQEKAIVLMQGSTRSFGVMKYPGLREEIPVEGMYRIRVRAWGEPGEDGKPVVMRVQQNHPNADQQLLLEKEVSETPEIYEILVPRDPKCGEYNVSIVNETGFNISSRVGNDVRRKQQEFGEAKDFEQVMRLQSRQQLENLTWSKPNPDAADKSKLRKLVVDWLECEGPLYEQWPPKSHEIVFFRGEGATEDAQYLREIFEHFLPLAFRRPVTTSEVDRVVTLCQSELNSGASFHDAVRTGLVAVLCSPKFLYITEPSTATETRTLNDWEIASRLSYFLWSSMPDEELFALASEGKLRDSGIILDQVDRMLADEKRTGLTRGFGAQWLKTNEFRNFLPDARLYRDYNEKLGEAMVQQPLAFFDQVLRNDESTLAFLDSNWTMVNERLAKFYEIEGVEGDNFTRVMLPQDSPRGGLLGMAGVALRGSDGTRTKPVNRGVYVREVLFNDPPNPPPPNAGEVEPNIQGERLTVRERLVQHQQIQSCAACHRTIDCYGFALENFNVIGQWRTQQDGEDFRGRNSPAIDSSGTLPNGKSFEDFSQFKSLLREQDQRFARGLAEKMLIYALGRPIEASDRGLVDQLVQQMQQQDYTLRSLIHGIVLSEAFRTK, encoded by the coding sequence TTGTCGGCTTCTGTTGCCCTTGGTCAGACAGTATCTGAAACCACCGGCCGCCCCATCGACCACGCACAGATTGGCAAGTTCCTGAAGACCTACTGCGTGGAATGTCATGGAACAGAGGCCCAGGAAGCCGACTTGCGACTCGATAATCTCAAGCCCGACTTCTCCCACGCGACGACTGCGAGCACGTGGATCGAGGTCATGGACAAGATTAACCTGGGAGAAATGCCTCCCGAAGGCTCCGCAACTCCTAGTGTTGATGAAGTGGCCACCGTGGCGGGATGGATTGCAACCGAGCTACGCCATGCGGAACGCAACAAGCTTGGTGCCCAGGGAAAGGTAATCCTACGTCGAATGAATCGGGCCGAGTATGCCAACACGGTTCGCGATCTGTTCGCCCTGAAATACCTGCCTGGCGAGAGCCCTGAAACGATTCTTCCGCCCGACGGAACGGCCGAAGGCTTCGACAAGGTCTCGGTGGCGTTGATGCTCGATCCTTCGCTCTTAGATAAATACTTTGAAGTTGCCCAGCGCATCGCAGACGCGGCCATCGTAGACGGTCCTCCGCCGTTTCCGACGGAAAAGATGCGTTTGGAAATGGAGGACATCGCTGAGAACCGCGCGATACGCTACTTGTGTGCCTCGCCGGGAATCGACTGCCAGGAAAAGGCGATCGTCCTGATGCAAGGCTCGACGCGATCCTTCGGCGTGATGAAATACCCCGGTCTCCGGGAGGAGATTCCCGTGGAAGGCATGTATCGCATTCGTGTCCGCGCTTGGGGCGAACCAGGTGAAGACGGCAAACCGGTCGTCATGCGAGTACAACAAAACCATCCCAACGCAGATCAGCAACTACTTCTAGAAAAAGAAGTCTCCGAAACGCCTGAGATCTACGAGATCCTCGTGCCACGTGATCCCAAATGTGGCGAATACAATGTATCTATTGTTAACGAAACTGGCTTTAACATTTCGAGCCGTGTCGGCAACGACGTCCGCCGAAAACAGCAGGAATTCGGCGAGGCAAAAGACTTCGAGCAAGTCATGCGTCTGCAATCACGGCAGCAGTTGGAAAACCTTACCTGGAGTAAGCCCAATCCAGATGCAGCTGACAAATCGAAGCTTCGGAAACTGGTTGTTGACTGGCTTGAATGCGAAGGTCCGCTTTATGAACAATGGCCGCCAAAAAGCCATGAGATCGTCTTTTTTCGAGGCGAGGGAGCGACTGAGGATGCTCAATACCTGCGTGAGATATTCGAGCATTTCCTCCCCCTGGCGTTTCGTCGACCGGTAACCACAAGCGAAGTCGATCGTGTGGTGACACTGTGTCAAAGCGAGCTCAATTCTGGGGCTTCATTTCATGATGCGGTCCGAACCGGACTGGTCGCGGTGCTTTGTTCTCCCAAGTTTCTGTACATCACTGAACCATCAACAGCCACCGAAACTAGAACACTAAATGACTGGGAGATTGCCTCACGCCTGAGCTATTTTCTGTGGTCGAGCATGCCAGACGAGGAATTGTTCGCACTGGCAAGCGAGGGAAAGCTTCGTGACTCTGGAATCATTTTGGATCAAGTCGATCGGATGTTGGCTGACGAAAAGCGAACTGGCTTAACTCGGGGATTTGGTGCTCAATGGCTGAAGACGAACGAGTTTCGCAACTTTCTACCGGACGCTCGTCTGTATCGGGACTACAACGAAAAACTGGGCGAAGCGATGGTTCAGCAGCCGCTCGCCTTCTTCGATCAAGTCCTTCGTAATGATGAATCGACCTTGGCGTTTCTCGATTCGAACTGGACGATGGTGAACGAGCGACTTGCCAAGTTCTATGAAATTGAGGGAGTAGAAGGAGACAACTTCACGCGAGTTATGCTTCCGCAAGATTCGCCCCGCGGTGGTCTCCTGGGCATGGCTGGCGTGGCTTTGCGAGGCTCCGATGGAACAAGAACGAAGCCAGTGAACCGCGGTGTTTACGTCCGAGAGGTGCTGTTCAACGATCCCCCCAATCCGCCACCACCGAACGCCGGCGAAGTGGAGCCGAACATTCAAGGAGAACGACTTACTGTTCGTGAACGGCTGGTGCAGCATCAACAAATCCAATCGTGCGCGGCATGTCATCGAACGATCGACTGTTATGGGTTTGCTTTGGAAAACTTTAACGTCATCGGTCAGTGGCGAACCCAGCAAGATGGCGAAGACTTCCGAGGAAGGAATTCGCCAGCAATTGACTCATCCGGTACGCTCCCCAATGGAAAGTCGTTCGAAGATTTCAGTCAATTCAAATCGTTATTACGTGAGCAAGATCAACGCTTCGCGCGAGGCCTGGCGG